From the genome of Candidatus Protochlamydia phocaeensis, one region includes:
- a CDS encoding type II toxin-antitoxin system death-on-curing family toxin gives MIKFLPVEMIILYHDKLIDSYGGVHGIRDMGLLLSALEMPKAHLFGVELHPTLEDKAAAYLFHIICNHPFIDGNKRTGGFVAAVFLEINGKSTDFPDEAYESLILGVARGEMKKEDISRFFKRHPSN, from the coding sequence ATGATCAAGTTTTTGCCGGTTGAAATGATCATTCTCTATCATGACAAGCTTATAGATTCCTATGGGGGAGTGCATGGCATTAGAGACATGGGGCTTTTGCTATCTGCTTTAGAGATGCCCAAAGCCCACTTATTTGGTGTGGAGCTTCATCCTACCCTTGAAGATAAAGCGGCGGCTTATCTCTTTCATATCATCTGCAACCATCCTTTCATAGATGGCAATAAGCGGACAGGAGGATTTGTGGCTGCTGTTTTTCTGGAAATCAACGGCAAATCTACCGACTTTCCAGATGAGGCATATGAAAGCCTTATCCTTGGAGTCGCAAGAGGAGAAATGAAAAAGGAAGACATTTCTCGTTTTTTCAAGAGACATCCCTCTAATTAA
- a CDS encoding IS1 family transposase produces the protein MIERLNCTFRQRISRLVRKSLSFLKSFLII, from the coding sequence TTGATAGAAAGGCTCAATTGCACTTTCAGACAGCGTATCAGCCGATTGGTAAGGAAGTCTTTGTCATTTCTAAAAAGCTTTTTAATCATATAG
- a CDS encoding AbrB/MazE/SpoVT family DNA-binding domain-containing protein, with protein MIKRLIKHGNSQALVIDKALLQAAGLDEQASFQITVHPDGLTIQSVREDASPEEFRCVADKLLKSKSKLWKSLADK; from the coding sequence ATGATTAAGCGCTTGATTAAACATGGCAATAGCCAGGCTTTAGTGATTGATAAGGCCCTTCTGCAGGCTGCCGGATTAGATGAACAGGCGTCTTTTCAAATTACCGTTCATCCCGATGGGCTGACCATTCAGAGCGTGCGGGAAGACGCATCTCCGGAAGAGTTTCGGTGTGTAGCGGACAAATTATTGAAGTCAAAAAGCAAGCTATGGAAAAGCTTGGCCGATAAATGA
- a CDS encoding alpha/beta hydrolase, with product MNKVEFTPIPPSITYMVPPPSSYNRPVTVDFSQESIFSFEWIKRGGHRLCSKILFPSSDGVEWEEKRIKLQEEFQAQRVSLESPDGSQLDGMLFPSTSKDAQLAKKAILFAPGADGFYEDNFSYYLVKLIKRHVGNINILIVNYPVMASKGELNLESMKLTIFSGCSFLINERDIKPDDLIVYGQSLGGVASIKGTLFFQQTYPDAMINVINERSFADFPSVVQHTGGRVLGFLGRKLFESNNWQTPHIEEEFNSLRGQKFVIYSKYDGVVGKSNTLYKRLKSKKAFLTTDVKVLFMEGSKVQASEHMRQFSAKEEIAIGLEMRNMLGLPTPSDLTASLVVKTLKAAADVFRS from the coding sequence ATGAATAAGGTAGAATTCACTCCAATCCCTCCTTCTATTACTTATATGGTTCCTCCGCCTTCTAGTTATAATCGACCAGTGACGGTTGATTTTTCTCAAGAATCGATTTTCAGTTTTGAGTGGATCAAAAGAGGAGGACATCGCTTATGTTCAAAGATATTATTCCCCTCTTCCGATGGAGTTGAATGGGAAGAAAAAAGAATAAAGCTTCAAGAAGAATTTCAAGCGCAAAGAGTCTCTCTAGAATCTCCCGATGGCAGTCAATTAGATGGCATGCTTTTTCCTTCTACTAGCAAAGATGCCCAATTAGCTAAAAAGGCCATTTTATTTGCTCCCGGAGCGGATGGGTTTTATGAGGATAATTTTTCCTATTATCTTGTTAAGTTGATTAAACGGCATGTAGGAAACATCAATATTCTTATTGTCAATTATCCCGTCATGGCCAGCAAGGGAGAGTTAAATTTAGAATCCATGAAGCTCACCATTTTCAGCGGCTGTTCTTTTTTGATTAATGAGAGGGATATTAAGCCAGACGATTTAATTGTTTATGGCCAATCTTTAGGTGGCGTCGCTTCTATTAAAGGAACCCTCTTCTTTCAGCAAACTTATCCTGATGCGATGATAAATGTGATTAACGAGAGATCTTTTGCCGATTTTCCCTCCGTTGTCCAGCATACAGGAGGACGCGTATTGGGATTCCTGGGGAGAAAATTGTTTGAATCCAATAATTGGCAGACCCCTCATATAGAAGAGGAATTTAATAGCCTGAGAGGTCAGAAGTTTGTCATTTATTCAAAATATGATGGAGTAGTGGGAAAATCCAACACCCTTTATAAGCGTCTGAAAAGCAAAAAAGCCTTCTTGACGACCGATGTAAAAGTCCTGTTTATGGAAGGAAGCAAAGTGCAAGCGAGTGAGCATATGAGGCAATTTTCCGCAAAAGAAGAAATAGCCATTGGTCTTGAAATGCGCAATATGCTCGGATTGCCTACCCCTTCTGATTTAACTGCCAGCTTGGTTGTTAAGACCCTGAAAGCCGCAGCGGACGTATTTAGGTCCTAA